The Deinococcus sp. Leaf326 sequence ACATGCGGGTGGGCGCTACTGGCTGGGATCTGGCGCAGCGGTCGAGGATGCTCTCGATCACGCCTACGCAGTCGTGAAGGGCGGCACGCCGCCATCACGCCAGAAGTAGGTCTACCCTGGGCCATGTCTCAGCACTTGATCCTGATCCCGACCGCCCTGGAAGGCGCGCAGCTCGACATCGCCCTATATGGGGGCACGTACCGCGTGGCTGGCACCGTGGCCGGCACGCAGGTCTTCTGGTTCGACCTCAGCCCGACCTCCGCCGCGCCCTTCGACGAGGTGGTCGAGCGGCGGTGCCCGGGGAGGATGCCAGCATGATGGCGACGGTGTGGCATGCGGGGCTGAGCAGCGCAGCCGGGGTGCTGACAGTGCATGCGGAGGGGCAGGGCGAGGGCACAGGCCGGGTGGACTGGACGTTGGGGCCGGAGGCGGCGGTGGAGTTGCAGGAGTGGATCAAGCGGTGAGGCGGGGCTCTGGCATATGCCAGGGCAATGGGTATCTTGTCTTACCTAAATCCTCTTAGATAAGAGAAAGGCTTTCCGACCATCCAGCCCTCGCAAATCTATGTCATCACAGAAACGCTCAAGGCCAACAACCAGTTTGCCAGAGCCTCCCGTAATCCATCCCCAATTTTCCTCTCTATTCCTGACAGGCGCAGATTTCAACCCTCGACCTCACCCTCTCTACAGACCCCTCCTATACCCCTCAAAATAATTTGGAGGGCCCTTCCTGGCCCTCCTGTGAGCTTGCATTTTCTATGCGCTCCAGCACGCAGAATTCCGTTCTCAATTCTCCACAAGGGGGACCGAAATAACCTAGAACGAGATCAAAGCGTGAAAGGCTGGGTCATTCCCAGCCTTTCCTGTTCATCGGTGTAACGGGTTCCTCTCCTTCACTCGCGCGCGACAGGCTTCTCTAGGACGCCGGCAGCCGTCAACGCCGCAGGCAGCCAGCCCGGAATCAGCTTCTGACCGCTCCGGATGTCACGCAGCCGCGACGTCTCCATGTCGACCTTCTTCTGGGCCAGCGTCAGGAGTGTGTCGACCTGCTCACGTTCACCAACGAATACGCCATCGGCGTCGGCCACCACGAGGTCGCCAGGCCGAACCATGATCCCGCCCGCACTGATCGGGTAGTTGACTCGCCCTGGGACAAACTTAGTCGGACCATTGGGATTGGTTCCCACCGAAAACACCGGGAAACCCAGGTTCTGAATTTCCACCGAGTCACGAATGGCCGCGTCGATGACCACACCCGCCAACCCTATGGCCATGCATTGACTAATCATGATTTCGCCCATTAGAGCGCAGGTCTGATCGCCCTTACCGTCAATGACCAACACATCCCCAGGTTGGGCAATGGCCATCGCCGCATGGATCATCAAATTATCGCCTGGACGCACCTCGACGGTAATGGCAGGACCTGCCAGACGCATGGCGGAGCTCAATGCACGGACGCGGCCATGTAAGGTGCCTCGGCGTCCGGCAACGTCTGCCAGGATCGACGCAGCGAACCCGGAAGCACGGGCGACCAGTTCGGGTGAGGTGCGTTCGACATCATTGCGAAGGTATTCAGAGTCAGGAATGCGCATGGTGGGTTCTCCTGGAGGGGATGGGTCGGGCGACCCAGGCACGGAAGGCCGAGCGGATGCTCCGTCGCTGTACTGCAAAGACGGGTTCAGGGAGCGCTTAGAGCAAACCGAGCAGTGCTGAGCACATCCGGATTCACGGGCGTCACGGGTCCTTCTCCCTTGAGGGTGCGGATCAAATTCTCCGCGGCGCGGCGACCCGAATTGTCGCGTGCCTCAGTCGTCACCCCACCGACATGCGGGCTCATCAGGAGGTTATCCAGACCATGCAGGTGGCTGCCTGCTGGCAGAGGCTCCTCTTCGAACACATCCAGGGCCGCCGCCGCGATGGTGCCTTGGCGCAGGGCATCGGCAAGCGCGACCGTGTCGACCACTCCACCACGGGCCGTGTTGATCAGGCATGCGCTGGGCTTCATGCGCTGGAGACGTTCTGCATTGATGAAGTGACGGGTATTGGCATTCAGGGGGATATGGAGACTGAGGTAATCGCTTTGCTCAATCAACGCGTCGAGGTCGACATACGTGACCCCATACTGAGCCGCGAATTCCGCATCACGGTACTCCTCGTAGGCCAGCAGGGTCATGCCAAAAGCGTGTGCGCGCTTCGCCACTTCCTTACCAATACCGCCCAGTCCAGCCAGGCCAAGTGTCTTGCCATGCAGTTCGGTGCCTTCGTAGCGCTTGAATCCACCTGCATTCATCTCCGCCCAGTTCTTGGCGGTGTGGCGTGCACAGCCGAGCATCATTGCCAGGGTCCATTCCGCAACGGCGTACCGATTGACGTTCGGCGTATTGCAGACCACGATCCCGTGCCGCGTGGCGGCGGCCACGTCAATGCTGTCGAAGCCCACGCCCGTTCGGGAAATGACCTTCAGCTCCGGTGCGGCTGCCAGGACCCGATCAGTGAAAGGCTCGTTGGCGATAATCGCACCCGACACGCCGTCCAGCAGGGCTAGCAAGTCGTCCTCTGTACGTTTCTGGAGAGCGGGAGCATAGACCGGCTCGAAGCCCTCGGAGCGGAGAAGAGCATCAACCTCTCCGCCAGGGTGAAGAAAAATAGAAGTGACAAGGATTTTCTGTGTCATAGGCGACCTCTAATGGGGTTGAGAAGTTGACTCACTGACGCGACAGCGGCAGAAGGTCGCGAATGTCTTTCTCGTAGGTGTTCCAATACGTCGTGTATTTGGGGGGGGTCATGTACCGAAGGGTCAAGCCCAGGTTTTTCATTTCCTGCTTGTGCTCTTCAGAGTTCGCGACTTTCTGGATAGCCTTACTCAGGACGTTGACGACGGCAGTAGGTGTCCCGGCGGGTGCTGCAAAACCACGGGAAGC is a genomic window containing:
- a CDS encoding phosphoglycerate dehydrogenase, whose protein sequence is MTQKILVTSIFLHPGGEVDALLRSEGFEPVYAPALQKRTEDDLLALLDGVSGAIIANEPFTDRVLAAAPELKVISRTGVGFDSIDVAAATRHGIVVCNTPNVNRYAVAEWTLAMMLGCARHTAKNWAEMNAGGFKRYEGTELHGKTLGLAGLGGIGKEVAKRAHAFGMTLLAYEEYRDAEFAAQYGVTYVDLDALIEQSDYLSLHIPLNANTRHFINAERLQRMKPSACLINTARGGVVDTVALADALRQGTIAAAALDVFEEEPLPAGSHLHGLDNLLMSPHVGGVTTEARDNSGRRAAENLIRTLKGEGPVTPVNPDVLSTARFALSAP
- a CDS encoding RraA family protein; translated protein: MRIPDSEYLRNDVERTSPELVARASGFAASILADVAGRRGTLHGRVRALSSAMRLAGPAITVEVRPGDNLMIHAAMAIAQPGDVLVIDGKGDQTCALMGEIMISQCMAIGLAGVVIDAAIRDSVEIQNLGFPVFSVGTNPNGPTKFVPGRVNYPISAGGIMVRPGDLVVADADGVFVGEREQVDTLLTLAQKKVDMETSRLRDIRSGQKLIPGWLPAALTAAGVLEKPVARE